The genomic interval GTGGGTAAAGAAGTGCTGCAgctctttctgctgtttctggaCACTTTGGGCAGTGAGGGCACCTCTGTCCTGCCAACCCTGCAGACAATGGTGACTGGTGACCCTCAGTGTCTCTTGCTAATGGCCATTTGCTCAACATCCTGCTCATGTCTTCCTCGTGTCTTCTGTGTGCAGTACTACATCAATGAGACAGAAATCGTGGACTTTCCCCGCTTCCCTCACCGGGGACTGTTGCTGGACACCTCTCGTCACTACCTACCTCTGAGGGCTATCCTGGAAACTCTGGTAGGGCACCCATGCTGTGAGATGAGATGGTTTAATTGGGTGTCCCTTCCGCTGTGATAACTGAGCTCCCTTGTTTAGATGATTTCTCAGCTGcctttgttaaaaagaaaactctgaGATATTTTGGATTCCTGCAGTCCAGGTTACTTGTCAAGGCTGAGTTGTTTCTAAGGCAAGGGAAAACACTGGCAAACATGGGTGGTGGTTCTGTGCTCATCCCAAGCAGAATTAAACTTCCATATCTCCACCAGTGGCTCAGTTACAGGGAGAACAGGGATTTTACTAAGCAGAAGTATTCATGTCCCTGTGTAGCTTTTTGTGTTAAGAGAGAGGTGTCTGAATCTCTCTTGGATCCTGGGGAGCGTTTAGGGACTCTGCCTTGTCATTCTGGAGCTGGAGGACCTTGTCCTCTATCTCTGGCAAGCTGGGTGACCTTTCAGAGGGGATGGAGCATGTTCATCTTTGTCACTGTTTCTTCCAGGACGTCATGGCTTACAACAAGTTCAATGTGTTTCACTGGCACATTGTGGATGACCCGTCTTTCCCTTATGAGAGTTCCACGttcccagagctcagcaagCAGGTAATGATCACCATGTAATGCCCAGCTCAGGTGAGCAgatccctgcctctgctcctgagTGAGGCACTGAGCTTTCCCGTGTTCCCAGGGAGCCTTCAACGCCATGACCCATGTGTACACAGCCAGTGACGTGCGCACTGTGATCGAGTACGCCCGGCTGCGCGGCATCAGAGTCATTGCTGAGTTCGACACCCCCGGCCACACCCTCTCCTGGGGGCCAGGTGAGGAGCaggccctgcctgctgctgctctgaggagaGTTGGAGTTGTCCCAGGGGCAGGAATGGGTGGTGCAATCTGGACCCTAAAAGCTGggtgtgggcagcagtgtcCCACAGGCTGGCTTTGACGGGGAGCAAACTGTTATTTGGGGGATGTGGGACCCAGTGGTCCAACTTCTAGAGCAAAATCCAAAGGGAAACGTTTCCATCTTTTCTTGGGTCCAAGCTGGGTGATTTTTTGTGGGAACATCTGCTCTGCCAAAACTAACATCATGGCTTATTGCAAGGATCTTGTGTTTAACTGAGGGTATAGCTGGCCAAGCTTCCTTGCTCTGCTCAGATGTGTCCTAGCCCTGACACACTGCTCTCTGCTTCAGGGACTGTGTCTCCTCTTCTATGTCTAGAAGTGCAAGAAGCTCCAGGAAAACATTCCATTGtcttcttctctcctttccctgcctccaAATGCCAAGGCCCATGTTAgaattctctgtgtgtgtggtcACAGCTGGAACTGTGGCTGGCTGtccttccctgtcccctgaCAGGCCCTAAGTTGTGCTGGGGGGCACTGTAGGGGATGACATGGTCACACTTTGCCCTTTCCTCACCATCCTCCATTTGTTACCATCAGGTGCTCCAGGCCTCCTGACTCCCTGCTATATGGGCAAGGCTCCTTCTGGAGTCTATGGGCCCATCAACCCCATTGTTAACAGCACCTACCAGTTTGTGACCAGTTTGTTCCAAGAGGTCAGCACTGTGTTCCCAGACTTCTTTCTCCACCTTGGTGGCGATGAGGTAGATTTCACGTGCTGGTGAGTTTGAGATCGGTCTGGATGGGGACTAGGAGTAAGTATCTGGGATTGGAGTCTCAGCCCATGGCTTCTTGGTCATGAGCTTTGGTGTCCTGCTCTCTCAGGTCAGGGATAGTGGTGGTGcttgggatatttgggatttctgtgctCATGATGACACTGAATGtagggagctgctggtgctggtaCTGGTCCAGCCACAGCTCTAGAATACCTGAGCAAGCCTTGGACTGATGTGGGAGGGACTTGACCATGCCTTGACCTTACTTCAGAGCGCAGGTTGCgatgattttatttcttctctttggtGCACAGGAAATCCAATCCAGAAATCCGTGCTTTCATGATTGAGATGGGCCTTGGTGAAGATTACAAAAAATTAGAGTCTTTCTACATCCAGAGGTAAGGACAAGGGCATCCAGGgcctgctgctgcactgtgtGATCAGCTCAAATGTCTTCTGTCTTGGGAACACCAGATGTCCTTTCCAGGAGCATCCTCATTGGTCATGTCCCCCTGACCCCAAAAGGGAACATTTTAGTGGGAGATTGACCACAAAAAAGCCTggagctgaggagaaagaagcCAAATAAGGGGCtgtgctctctctgctctctcccttctccttcaaAAGCACCTTCACATCCTGCTGAGGATGTTGGGAATATCTGTGCTGCTCCTTAGGCTGTATGTAACCACCAAAGAGGGAATCAGTGAGATTCCCCCCAAACTTGGTACTTTTCTTACTCCAGGCTTCTGGACATCGTCTCTTCCCTTGGCAAAGGTTATATTGTGTGGCAGGAGGTGTTTGACAACGACGTGAAGgtgagagctgcctgtgctggggtgaACAGTGGCAGCACCACACCTGACACACTGGTGTTCTCTGGGGGAGCTGTTCTGGGGTGAACAGTGGCAGCACCACACCTGACACACTGGTGTGCTctgggggggctgtgctggggctggtgggtgTTACTCTGTAATGGGACTGGGGTCAATCTCAAGATGGTGCTGCCAATGAGCTGTCCTCATCATGGCTTTCTCAGACTGCTGCCAATGCTCTGTTCCCTCTAGGATGCAGGTTTTaaccctgcacaggacactcTGCAAATGGCCTTATTCCTCCTTATGTTGTTCCTGCAAACCAGATGAGAAGTGGCTCAAAAATCAAGCCCAAGTCTGCCTCAGCTTCCTTTTGGGAGTGTGGAGGGGTCTGGGCACTCTGCTCAGGGGAGCAGGTGATGCTTCTGTCACCTCACTGATCCCCTGCCCCGTGTTCACCTGTGCTCCTCAGCTGAGGCCTGACACCATCATCCACGTGTGGAAGGAGAACAGCATGCAGTACCTGAACGAGATGGCCAATGTCACCAGGGTTGGCTACcgggctctgctctctgcaccCTGGTACCTCAACCGCATCTCCTATGGGCAGGACTGGATAGAAGCCTATAAGGTGGAGCCCTTGAACTTTGAAGGTGTGTTCCTTGTGTCCCCTTTCTGCATGGCAGCTGGCGTGGCACTCAGACATAGCGCCAGAACTTGGCTGTTTTGCTGTCCCCTCCAcaggcagccctgagcagaaGGCCCTGGTGATCGGTGGTGAGGCCTGCATGTGGGGTGAATATGTGGATGTCACCAACCTGACCCCCAGGCTCTGGTAAGGGAGGCCACAGAGAGGTCACTTGGGTCGTGTGAGGCTGGGCTTGCATCCCTTTTCTTTGCCACCGAGTGTCATGTGCTGAACTCATGGGTTTGGTCTGCACAtggtgcctgtccctgtccccgctctgCTGGTAACAGCTTCACTGAGGCTGAAATGGGAGTTTGCAAGGATGTAACAACCTGCTGTTGCAACCAGGTTGTGTTTAACACCCGTCTGTTCTGTCACCCTGGTCTGCTCCTGATGGGCATGTGTCCAGGAATAGATCTTGGAATACTCTGAAGCCTTTGTGTGTGGAAGGACGCTGGTCAGGAAAGTGCTTGGGAGTTAAGGGCTTCATGTGAGGATCTTTTGAGCTCCCCCCTGTCCTGACTGCCTGTCCCTTGTCTTCAAGGCCAAGAGGTGGGGCCGTAGCCGAAAGACTCTGGAGCAATGAGACTGTGAGGAACGTGCAAGACGCATACGCTCGGCTGGCAGAGTTCCGCTGCACCCTACTTGGGTAACCATCCTGGGGCAACTGCCCTTGCACAactgctctgggctcagccctgggagggCAGTGAGGGAGAAGGGCTTGCCCTGCTGCAAAATGACCCTTGTTCCTCTGGAGAGCCCTGATTTTTCTGCTGCCAGTGCGTAGGCAGAGCTTGCTTTGTGCAGCATTGGAAgagtgctcctgctgctggcgTAGGCTGGTGGCTCTGGCGAGGAGAGGGCTTTGTGCTGAGGAAGGAGGGGACTTGTCAGCTCTTGAcactcctcctgcagcaccagcttcCCCAGGAAACCTGTCCTCACCCTGTGCTCCCTCACATGAGCAAAAAACTGAGTTTATAAGCACAGGATGGAAAACACTCCTTGTCACACCTGAAACAGGGCACACTTGGCCACCCTATACCACTGTAAGCCCTCAGACCTGGTGGTGTCTCTTCGTGTGCCCTCTCCCTGATGCCATCCTTCTGTTCTCTTCCTAGGCGTGGTGTCCAGGCACAGCCTCTCTACGTCGGATACTGTGACCATGAATTTGGTGGGGTTTGAAGGGAGAGCCCCACTGCCCTCTGCGCACACAGGAGGAATATTCCCCCCTCAAAAGGGCAGAGGGACCCCTTGCCACCCCACCTTCTGCTCTGTTCATTGCAATGAACATTTCTTTTGCCTCAGCATGCACTCTTTacctctttttctatttttatttctttaaatctaTAAATAAATTACcccaaagaggaaaaaggtgCCTATTCCTGCTCATCTGGTGCTTGGGACACCGTGCAAGGGTTAGCAGGAGATGGGTAGGGCTTGCTCCAGAGATGCTGGTGGAGAAGCATCatcctggcagctctggagtTTGCAGAGTGCTTGCATAGCTGGATAAACTGTGCTTagcctctgctgctgtcccagggtTTGCTTCTGCAGTCACATTGTGCTGTGAGgtcctgtccttgtcccttcTCTCTCTTGTGATGGCCAGGCCTGCAAGCCACCACCTCTGCTGCCCTAAACTctggctgctgccacctcctctgACTTTTCCACAGCAGATGATATCCTGGAGCCTCTTTGAGGAGCCCTTGCAAATCTGCTAAATGGTGCATGGATATTACAAAATCTCTGCTCAGTTCTTCAGGCTGTCACCTCTGCCTGGGATTTGGCCAACTGACCCATCCTCTTCCTGCTCCGTTATTCTGAGGGTGAAGAGCTCAGCTCCAGGTCTCCTCCATCCAGAGGGGTTGGTTTCAGGGGTGTTTTCCTTGGAGAAGAAACCAGTGGTGCTGCTGTCCCATAGAGCTGGGACACGTGTGATTGTTGTCCTTTGATGGTTGGGATTGCTATGCTGGAAACGGCATTCAGCTGAAAGCAGGGAATCTGTCAGGAAGAAATCCTGGCTGGCTGGGACTGTTGTATGTGTGTCTTGGTCTTAAGTGAGTGAGATACACTGTTATGGCTGGAAACCTTTCATGACTgaactttaaattaaaaatagtgaaTTAATGGTTATTTCTGCCTCCTATATttaaaagtcagatttttttccttttttttttcctcactgtgcTGTAATGTGGTACCTTGGTTTAGTGCTTTTGTcgctgcagggagctgctgccagcagggctcGGGCAAGCAGGACCCTGGCCATAGGAAGGGTGCTTTGTTCCCAAAAATGTTGCTCTTTTCCAACAGATGATGCTCTGCAAGAAAGGCTCTTCACCACCCtatccccttccctgccctcatTCCACCTTCCCTTCTGCCTTGCTGGGCTCCCTTTCCCCCATAGCCAGGTGTGAGAGCCCCCATGCTTGGGATACCTACGGAGTTCCCCCCAACATTGCACCTTCCACTGAAGCCTGGTATTGTGATCCAGGTTAAACATCTCCCATGATCCCATTTCCCAGCGTGTCTGCACCAGCATCTTCCCAAAACCACCATCATGGAGGTAGATCAGTGACGTTTCCACCCTTGGACGGGCCGGGATCCCGGAAGCACCCCGCTTTCCCCgctgcagctttgctgggtGGCCCGTTCCTTCCAGAACATCTATTTTGGTCGTGTAAAACTTGCCGgggagcagggaacagggaacaggCAGCGTGTGAATCACTCGGGGCCAAcgggtttaaaaataaacccaagcGGCGGCGAGGAGCAGCCGCCAAGCCCCCGGATTCCGGCAGGATTGTGCTCCACACGTCCCAAACCCACCCGTGGGCATTGGCACCAGCCAGGGGAGTTTATTGGGACATGCTTGCAGTGGCAGGCACCTGTGTGCATCATGTATGTGAGTGCTTGTAAACACACGTGTGCATCGGGTGTGTGCTTGTAAAtacttgtgtgtgtgttatgTGTGTGCTTGTAAACACGTGTGCGTTGTGggcattgtgtgtgtgtgcttgtgaATGCATGCACACTTGCACACATGTGGTTATGGGTCCTCACATCCACTCATGCACACACGTGCATAAGGGTTGTTGAACACACATGCATTAAGGGCCCTTGCACATGTGTACTCACACACATGCACTTGCTCACGCATGCATGTGGGTCCTTGCACACATGCACTCATGCACAAACTTGCTTGCATGCATACTCTTGTGCACATGCCTGCACACCTGTCCCTATGGATCCTTGCCTACTTGCACACGCGTGCATGTGTGTCCTTGCCCTCGTGCACATACTTGCACtcacatgtacacacacacacttgcaCTCATGAGCTAGAGAGTCCTTGCACACATGGGTCCTTGCAAGCCCATACATTCCTGTACACACTTGCACACACGTGCAAATGCCCCTATACATCGTTGCCCAGACTCACACACAGGCCTGAAGCCACATACACTGTGCATGCCCTTGCATGCACTTACACACACGTGTGCACTCTTGCAGCACCTGTATGTTCTTGCTTGAACACACATGCATGTGTTTATGTAGACTTGCATGTGCTTGCACACATGCTCACACACATGTGTACACAGTTGCACACACTCACACCCCTTCCCACACGCATAAGCCCCTGCACACACGAAGCAGTGCGCCAGGGAAGCCAGGCTTCccctcacctggctgctgctttgggactaa from Vidua chalybeata isolate OUT-0048 chromosome 13, bVidCha1 merged haplotype, whole genome shotgun sequence carries:
- the HEXA gene encoding beta-hexosaminidase subunit alpha isoform X1, which translates into the protein MAAARALQLSVLRLLLLPPLLLALLPGPAGAVWPQPQAQSSPPGGGRCPVPARRFRFAAADGSAVGPGCAVLDAAFQRYWPLLFGRPTENEPSWKTPCTELLVYVSTPGCDGFPSLDSNESYKLSVSKGSMLLSAETIWGALRGLETFSQLVGRDENGTYYINETEIVDFPRFPHRGLLLDTSRHYLPLRAILETLDVMAYNKFNVFHWHIVDDPSFPYESSTFPELSKQGAFNAMTHVYTASDVRTVIEYARLRGIRVIAEFDTPGHTLSWGPGAPGLLTPCYMGKAPSGVYGPINPIVNSTYQFVTSLFQEVSTVFPDFFLHLGGDEVDFTCWKSNPEIRAFMIEMGLGEDYKKLESFYIQRLLDIVSSLGKGYIVWQEVFDNDVKLRPDTIIHVWKENSMQYLNEMANVTRVGYRALLSAPWYLNRISYGQDWIEAYKVEPLNFEGSPEQKALVIGGEACMWGEYVDVTNLTPRLWPRGGAVAERLWSNETVRNVQDAYARLAEFRCTLLGRGVQAQPLYVGYCDHEFGGV
- the HEXA gene encoding beta-hexosaminidase subunit alpha isoform X2, whose translation is MKMRFIRAKNEPSWKTPCTELLVYVSTPGCDGFPSLDSNESYKLSVSKGSMLLSAETIWGALRGLETFSQLVGRDENGTYYINETEIVDFPRFPHRGLLLDTSRHYLPLRAILETLDVMAYNKFNVFHWHIVDDPSFPYESSTFPELSKQGAFNAMTHVYTASDVRTVIEYARLRGIRVIAEFDTPGHTLSWGPGAPGLLTPCYMGKAPSGVYGPINPIVNSTYQFVTSLFQEVSTVFPDFFLHLGGDEVDFTCWKSNPEIRAFMIEMGLGEDYKKLESFYIQRLLDIVSSLGKGYIVWQEVFDNDVKLRPDTIIHVWKENSMQYLNEMANVTRVGYRALLSAPWYLNRISYGQDWIEAYKVEPLNFEGSPEQKALVIGGEACMWGEYVDVTNLTPRLWPRGGAVAERLWSNETVRNVQDAYARLAEFRCTLLGRGVQAQPLYVGYCDHEFGGV